The genomic stretch AAAACATGCAATATTGTTTTGATTAATGTGCATTTCCCCAAAATTAAAGCTCCCTTTTAAAAAGTAAGAGCACTTTAAAAAACGTAATTCCCAAACTTATCTTCCCTTGGAAATCTTCCGACCCTTTTCCTCCCTAGTCTCATCCAacatgtgattattttttttttaacctacatGCATTTACGTGTTTCTTTGCTGAGATTTCTGGTTCTGCAATATTTTCAAAGCCCCATGTGGTTttattaatttagatttttttcccccagtggGATATTTAAAGTTTAATCTACTCTTCTCGTATAGTTTTTGAAAGCATTAGATCCTTGACTACAACTTTGTTGCGGTGACATCTCAGAAAGtcagtgatttattattttaataccaACTTTGTAAGAAAATTTGTTCCCTTTATATCTTTCAGATGACATCGCGGGTCCCTATCCGGAGCAGTTTGATGATGTAATGGATTTTATTGAGGCTACCATTGGCAGACTCAGGAGATCGTCAGAGCCCAGCGGAGGCTCAAAGGGACggagagagcagagacagagaggaggagcagcaaaCACAGGAGGCACGAGAGGCGAGAGGAGAGGACATGGCGACAGGAAGCGTGGTCGAGGGCGAGGGGGAAAGGAGGGCGGgggagaaggggagggaggggataTCGGTGCAAACCCGAGGCTGCTTGCTAAAGGAGGTCCACCTCAACGTGACGGACTTGGGGCTTGGATACCAGACTAAAGAGGAGCTGATCTTCCGGTACTGCAGCGGCCCCTGCGTGGAGGCGGAGACCAACTATGACAAGATCCTCAACAACCTCACACACAACAAGAAGCTGGACAGGGACACACCCTCCCGCACCTGCTGTCGGCCGATTGCTTTCGACGATGACTTATCATTCTTGGACGACAATGTAGTGTATCACACGCTGAAGAAGCATTCTGCCAGGAAGTGTGGCTGTGTCTGATGAAGTGACGGACAAGATCTTCATCAGTGAACTAAGGATCACCTTTACTAGCTGGTGGGATCTCTGTTGGACTACGGTCATACCTGGTCGAAAAGGGAGTGTATCGTCACTTATTTTGGTAGcagttaacaaaaaaacaatggagcagctataaaaaataaaaaaagcaaactgtACATTCGACTATGACATCTGCTCAGTCCTACAGAACCACTGACCAGGATTCGCAGGAGAAACGATACTGTTACACTTTGCTAACTGTGATGACTAAAAAGGTGAGAGTGAAGAAAACGGACTAAGTTggcttagattttttttatggaggAATTCATTTTCCCAGGAACATCAGTTTTTCCATAGCTGCTCCTAAGACTCCAGATGAACACGGAGATATGAAGAGAATATTTCAGCTGCATAGTCTGGATGTCGACATGTACATTCAGAGCCAAGGGATGACAAACACCACAGCGGAGCTCAGCAAAGACTTTTTGTTGCAACGCATCTACATAAAATccaatcatatatatatatatatatatatatatatatacatgcatatatatatatatacacgtgtgTGTAAGAGGTATATTTATTAAGATGGGAATTAacttattgttatttatttcaatccATTATATGAAAgaaattgtcatttttcttatttatttaaaagctttgatTGTCCTCGATGGTGCCATTGTGGAGCATTTTCTCACGCAAACTCTAACAAGGTGATCCAGAACTGCTCAACACTCACCCACAAATCCTAATAATGCTTTTGCTCTTCACTTAGATTCCAGAGTTTCTCTATTCATGACACCAAAGGATCATCATTAGCTATCCAGTTTAAGCAAGGGTAgtaagagacacagaggaggggACCAATAGAAGATTTCTTTGATTGAATTGATTGTTGTTTGGGAGCATTTTGAGTGACGGcagggtagtttttttttttttttttttttttgttgatatgtAACCTCATTTTTCCAAAGTGACCATGTTAACACAGGGGGGAACTTCACATGTTGATCTCTCAACAAGTtactctttgctgctgtttatTGTCAAATTAATAATCCAGAATAGATTTAACATCACTCCAAACAGGAGCCATCACGTTTTTATAattgaaatctaaaaaaaaaggacatgagAGTAATGGTCTCTCTGAGGATCTGCAGGTGCCTTAGAGGATCCATCCTTTGAGTCACAGAGTATACAAGCTGCCAGGAAGCCTGCCTATCAGCACATGTTACGCGAAACCTCACTCTGTTCATGTACCAAGTCTGTCAAAGGCTTTGCAGCGGTTGCTGTCCCAATAGGCTTTAATGTCTGCTTGTGGTTCTGTCTCGACTCTGACAGGTCTTACTCCGTGGAAGGGGATTTGAAAGTGATCCGCTAACATGAGTCTTAACCAAATAACCCCCGTGGGCAAAGCCACATTGATGAAGGCAGTTTAAGGAAAATCCAGCAACTGTAGCGGCTGTCATCGCGCAAACGATGTAAATATCTCAAGGCTAGAGGGttggacaaaaaagaaaatgttttggaatTAGAAGGAAGACGATGGGCTCAACTTGCTTTCTACATGTAATAACAAGTTCAGCcgagttttttttcctccccaaaactatacacaaatatacatctAGGAAAACGGGAGGCATTTTGAAAGCATGTTGCATGTGCCGATGGAGACCCTGCGAGGGGATGGTTTTAAGTGGAACAAAGAGAGCCCTCGGGTCGGTCTTAATGTTAGCACGGATTAGGGACCAAGGTATCTGTGCCCACCCAGCAGCAGCAAGCAAGCCAGCTTTACTGTGTAATCCCCCTGAACACAGAACAAATCCACTGCATCAAGCTGAATTAAGGCCAAACActacactgagaaaaaaaaccaaaaaaaaaaacctctagCTTTTATCACAGCATACCTCATCAATTGGATCATCTTCCCCTTTAACAACTGATTCATACATAAGCCTTTCCAGATGAGAATGTGCAGTTAGGAGTCTTCCCAGAAGCCTCAGAGCACCTCGCTACTCTTCGATACCATACATTAAAGTGTGTAAACTGTGACCACTAGCCCCTCTCATCTTTGTGACTGTACGTTGGCGATTAGTCCTTTTTGGTTTTCATGCAAAGGTAAACAAGTAAAAGGTAAAGATGCTAAAGAATCCTCAGTGTTAATATTAGGAGAAAGgattggattttctttttcactcccTATTGTGTTAACACCTGTGTCATGTCGTCTCACTTGTTTTGTGTTACAGAACCAAAGCTCttgcaaactttatttttgtacaatattcattttataactttttacaGAATTAAACTTGTTTCTATTAAACAAGCGTGTCTCCTGGTATTCTGCCATGTATAATAACGCACCGGTGCCAGATGGTGCCTATTTGCTTAGCATGTGTTTACACAAGCATCATGCAAAATTGAGGCTGAAAATTTGGGTTGAATGGAGAATTGCAGGGATGGTTTGAGAGATGGCCTCTACAGTATGGCGTGCATTCCTGAACACAGACCCAGGGTCATACAGTAAACAAAAGCTTGCCGTAAAGCGCCACTGAGCTGTAAATCAAGGCGCTCGAGGAATGTTTCCACCGTGCAAAGAAGATCTGGAAATGCTGATGAGAAGATGGCAGCAGTACAATCAGCTCGTCATTAAGCAGTGGCTTAAGGTGTGTATACAATGTATAGCTGGATTAATACAATAGCTGTTTAAGTACAAGACTAGTCTCAATTCTTGTAATACCAAGTCAATAGTCTCACAAGTTAATTTCCAAAACTTTCGAGCCTCTGAATACTaatcagatttttgttttattttaaatcaaagctgtttaaatgctgtttttgttttcaatattacATGTCTCTTCAGTGCTGAGGCCTAATCATTAAAGCTGCTCTCATCAGCAATGTTAAATCAATCATGGATCTAACGACCATGTGAATGTAAAAGGGGTCGCTCGtagtgacaaacaaacagaaaagtatcACCAAACTCAGCATTTTTATGcccattgttttggttttatagcccacaactttaatgttttggtcATGTTTCACTGTCGTCCTCCGCGTCGTTTTCTAACATAGGCATCTCTTTTCAAAGTTTTCCTTTAATACAtcaaaaagaagacaaagttGGCAACTATCTGGTGAAcctagtggagcatttagcagctaaacagAGACCCACATTTCACTCAGGTgttggttgagaccaaaaacagaggtAAAAGAAGAGTGAATTTTTGTCAATTAGGAAGACACAGAATTTCATCAGCCTCGTCCTTTAGTTAAAATAATCTGGGTTCATTTGTTTAGTCTTGTGAAGTTAAATGTGATTCTATCCAAAGTATCTGGGCCCCGACAGTAATTGGTGATTGCTTGCGGCCACAACAGACAATTTTCTGTGGGACTATTTCTTGGGTAGAGAGATGGCCAATGAAAACTAGTCACAACATGGTCTGTggaatattttgaataaatctaTCTGgggttgagtttttttttaacattttgaaactTTGAGAAGCACAAAAACTTGCATTCACCTTCTCTGTATTGGGGCATAGAAACTGTAAGTGAGAACGTGTTTGTAAATCTGGATGAACTGACCCTTTGAGAGGTCTGCATCTTAACTTGCCTGCACCTGGAGGCTATGGTTTCAGCTCCACACACAGCTTCTCTTTTCCACGTGCCAACTGGTTCATCACATGCCGGTGGAGTGAATCAATCAGCGGTTACTCTTCACCTCTTGCTGAGGGTTGAGAAGGCTTTTTCACACAAGTGGAGCTTGACGTCAGCCTCTCTGAAGCCGTTCTCCTCTCAGCTCACCACTTTAGTTGCTCTTAAAAACATCACTCATTGTTTTTAGTCCTTCCATATTTCTTGTCCTGGTATTTCTCCGTCTTGTATTCATTTTATGGCTACAGGAAGTTTGCCAGGACACTGAGACATTAGATTGTCTGCTTGTAACTTTGGTCTGCTAGGAGTTTAAGACTGCTCTACAGTTTCACCCCGagtagaaaaaaacccacaaaatgaacacagtgAAAATGACCATGTGACTCTGAAGTTGCACTCCAGAGAGATGCTTAAGGAACACAAACATGTGCTTCATTAGATCTGTACATTGTGGTTTTGTCTGTCAGTTGAAATAACTTTAGACGCTGAACAGGTCattcaaagagaaaatataagTTTTAGGCATGCTCAACAGTACAGCTATTTCCAGATTAGttgtttttgcaaagacaatgaaacaaagacataCGGTTTGTTTGCAACTACACACaggtttaatatttaaaatttagGCGTTAAAGCAATCGGAGCCCCTAGAAATATGATGCAATTTGGTGATGGTGCAATATTCATTTTTGAGAGAAGTTGTTTGTGAATACGATCTTAACTAAAAGGTTACATCTAATAGTCTTCCTCAACATCAATTTGGTGACAAAGAAAGTGAGATACAGTTGGAAACTACAGAAAAAGCTAGCAAGTGTTCCTTTACATTATTaagatcattttacattttaatcatgATTTCTTATTTATTCACCAATATTAAAAAATGCAGTAGTTGCAGCAAAGTTTACCTATTTAAAAACATAGCAAAAAGTAGTctataaaactttatttgaaGCAGTGAGTCAAAACACTGGCTTTGGCCCGCACTGGGTGAACTGTATATCTGCAGGATTAAGTCAGTGCCtcataaaaaacatatctgaCAGAAGAATTTCTTTGATCAGCTGGTAAAAGCAGTAGTATCACTTTAATTTGGGTAAAATATATCACTATTTGACAAGAGAATACAAATTCCTCTATATAGGTCTTGAGGTGACTGATTGGAGTTTTGTATCAGATCCAACAAAACTGCAAAGCTTTAAAAAGTGTAAACCCTTAAACAAAACGAAAAAAGAAATGGCTGCAAGTTTGTGTACTTCtttgtaatttactttttacaaaCTAGCAAACAGTTTTTCGTGGCTGATGAACACAACCAGACCACAAAATCTGGAGACAATTTATGAGGCATTAGCAAACTCTGGAGATGTGGGAGGAGAGGACAATAGAAATTATGGATATAAAGTCCATGTAAtcaaaacagacataaaaagcCAAGTACTTCCAGAGGTTGATTAATGGCAAACTGAAGGAGTAGAACATAAAATTGTATAAAACTATATTATGCTTACACAGTAAAAAAACCTGCACATTTATGTGCTACCCCTCAACACAGAAGCAcgcacataaatacatatatgcaAACATTACGAGAGAGGACAGAGAATGTTCTTTTTAGTAACGTAATCGATGCTCCTATGCAGTTTCTGGCAGTAACTAAGTGTTTGGGGATTGATTCTGAGACCTCGTGGTTACGAcgatatatatacaaacacaagcCCACCCTGTCTGCTATTCTATATAAAATTAGCTGCTGTTGCGGCACCTCAGATCTTGCGTTTTTTCCACTCTGGTTCCTTTTCagcttcctcatcctcctctgaaTCCTCTGCAAACAGAGGAACTGGCTGAGTTCtaaagggaaacaaaagggAGGTAATGATTTAACAGCTCCTTTCACACTACTTCAGAGAAACGCAATAAACTGCAAATTAAGATGATAACCAGAAAACAGAGCTATGAGAACACAAATTGTTTAAGAAGTTTAATATTAGAAATGAAGTACTTTGGATACATGATATCTTCTTTACTGGCCAATTGAGACTTAAGGAAGTTCAGGCTGCAGATGTTATAGTGACATGGCGCAGAAGACTATAACTCAGAACAAAACTAGACCTGCCTTTACAAGGCTGTTCCTCCCAGCGAAGCAAAGAGAGCTGTGATAGAGACTATTGCTTATTGAGAGAGCTCTACTAGCAGGCTAACGGGATGTTCTTTATCAGCTCAATCTTCTATAATGTATATCACTAGCATATTATTTTTAGAATAATGGTCGAGATGATTTCATTGCGATTTCATTGTGAAGCAATCCGTTACATTTGGCTCAAAGCTTTGTCCCGACGTTTATGTAGCGGTCTGAGTGCGATAGAGATCTAAAGTCGTCCAttactctcctctctgcagtgtGAAGTGTGTACCTGTAAAACTGCACAACTCTTTAAACATTAATGTGTCACACCGGTAGGAAGAAACCCAAGTACCATCACAATAGAGTAAGAAGCACCCCGGTTCTCATCTTACACTGTCTTCTAACCACAGCAAACCAAGAAATGAGAGAAGAGtgtgagaaggaaaagaagaacagtgaggtggagagggagggtgTAAAAGATTCATGTTGAGGATATAAGGGTTTCTTACTGTTTGTATGCCGGGGCAACCCAGTAAGGGTTTTCTGAAGCATCCTGGGCGTGACGTAGGATGGCCTGTCGTGGGTTACTGTCATCTGTTTTATCTAAAGCAATGTTCTTTACGATAAATGACGACAGAGTGCCACCATGAGCTGCTACTCTTCCTCCACGACCTGTCAGGACACAGAATcaatatcatattaaaaaatgtaaaaacactgtGTGACTTCACAATGACACACTATTTCACCAACTCACACAGACGCAAACATTTTATTAGTTGACATATTATCACAATCTtagttttttattacttttggcAGAATTCTGTTTCGTTAACTCATGGCATTCTTGCTCCAAAAGGTAGTGCGTAAAAGCTACACTGATACTAGTTACATTACTTCTGTGCTGTTGGCCTTAAATGGCTGCACAAATGGAGTTTTAAGTG from Anoplopoma fimbria isolate UVic2021 breed Golden Eagle Sablefish chromosome 14, Afim_UVic_2022, whole genome shotgun sequence encodes the following:
- the gdnfa gene encoding LOW QUALITY PROTEIN: glial cell line-derived neurotrophic factor (The sequence of the model RefSeq protein was modified relative to this genomic sequence to represent the inferred CDS: deleted 1 base in 1 codon), whose protein sequence is MKLWDVLATCLLLLSSVATRPLYQNTQPAKRTYFPSSYSESASLSVEDGEPAFQRKEHNLQEISMEDQYDIAGPYPEQFDDVMDFIEATIGRLRRSSEPSGGSKGRREQRQRGGAANTGGTRGERRGHGDRKRGRGRGGKEGGGEGEGGISVQTRGCLLKEVHLNVTDLGLGYQTKEELIFRYCSGPCVEAETNYDKILNNLTHNKKLDRDTPSRTCCRPIAFDDDLSFLDDNVVYHTLKKHSARKCGCV